From the genome of Eucalyptus grandis isolate ANBG69807.140 chromosome 2, ASM1654582v1, whole genome shotgun sequence, one region includes:
- the LOC104434029 gene encoding protein argonaute 5: MSRRGGGGGGRTGGRRPDSRGDQPAPSFQRGGGGGGGGGGDARGRGRGRGRGRGYATAVGGPAYPAPFPAAAPVPAPRASATVAVSPRASTAVVAASPGASTSAAAAAAASPSALDVSLSSEVEQRLTLEARSPPPLSSKGVRFPLRPGFGTVGKKCVVRANHFLVQVADKDFYHYDVSIDPVVSNKKTNREILGVLVKQYRETHLGGRWPAYDGRKSLYTAGPLPFNNKVFSVKLVEYDEAAQARRRERDFEVTISLVARTDLYALQQFLQGRQLDCPQEIIQLLDVVLRASPSEKYTVVGRSFFSTDLGFKGALGDGLEYWRGYYQSLRPTQFGLSLNIDVSARAFYEPILVTEFVEKHFHRDMRSPLSKQDYIKVKKALRKIKVEITHTGYRRTYRINGLSNKPMSETTFKLDDRETEISVPDYFWERYNIDLQHGSMPTLLAGSDTKPAHLPMELCRIVSGQRYTAKLNEQQVTALLRATCQRPYERERSIRKMVVENKFDEELLLTREFGMSVRKELAVVEARVLPPPMLKYHGSGRDAMIGPLMGQWNMINKRMINGGRVDTWMCVNFSRWNRNMTHQFCEELVKICNSKGMAFNSQPVLPICDGHPRQIERVLADINRESRARLANTNLPRKELQLLIAILPDIAGSYGKIKRICETDLGIVSQCIQPKAAEKLKEQYLVNLAMKINVKVGGRNTVLNDAIQGRIPLVTDLPTIIFGADVTHPQPGDDASPSIAAVVASMDWPEVTKYRGLVSAQAHRQEMINELYIPKQTPEGKAGGMIRELLIAFRRFTGHKPHRIIFYRDGVSEGQFSQVLLYEMDAIRQACASLEEGYLPPVTFIVVQKRHHTRLFPGDYDRRDTMDRSGNILPGTVIDTRICHPTEFDFYLNSHAGIQGTSKPSHYHILLDENNFTADALQTLTNNLCYTYARCTRSVSIVPPAYYAHLAAFRARYYIEGDGSDTGSSGGGRGTTEGTAVESRALPSIKDNVKDVMFYC, translated from the exons ATGTCGCgccgcggcggcggtggcggcggccgcACAGGAGGCAGGCGACCGGACTCTCGCGGCGATCAGCCGGCCCCGTCGTTCCAgcgcggcggaggaggaggaggcggtggtggAGGTGACGCCAGAGGCAGAGGAAGAGGCAGAGGCAGAGGCAGAGGCTACGCCACTGCTGTTGGTGGTCCTGCTTACCCGGCTCCGTTTCCGGCTGCGGCTCCGGTTCCGGCTCCCAGAGCGTCTGCTACTGTGGCTGTGTCTCCCAGAGCATCTACCGCTGTCGTCGCTGCTTCTCCAGGAGCATCTacttcggcggcggcggcggcggcggcttccCCGTCGGCTTTGGATGTTTCTCTGAGCAGCGAGGTCGAGCAGCGGCTCACACTGGAGGCTCGTTCGCCGCCGCCCCTTTCGTCGAAGGGGGTCAGATTTCCGCTGAGGCCTGGCTTCGGAACGGTCGGCAAGAAGTGTGTGGTCCGAGCTAACCATTTTCTAGTTCAAGTAGCAGACAAGGATTTTTACCACTACGAC GTATCTATTGATCCTGTGGTTTCTAACAAGAAAACCAATAGGGAGATATTAGGCGTTCTTGTCAAACAGTATCGAGAGACTCATTTAGGTGGAAGGTGGCCGGCCTATGATGGTAGAAAGAGTCTCTACACAGCAGGGCCACTGCCCTTCAATAACAAGGTGTTTTCAGTTAAATTGGTAGAATATGACGAAGCTGCTCAAGCGAGAAg GAGAGAACGTGATTTTGAGGTGACGATATCGCTGGTCGCTAGGACTGATCTTTATGCTCTACAGCAATTTCTTCAGGGTAGACAATTGGATTGCCCACAAGAGATCATACAACTACTTGATGTGGTCCTTAGAGCCTCTCCATCTGAGAA GTATACAGTTGTTGGTCGATCATTTTTCTCAACTGATTTAGGGTTTAAAGGTGCACTTGGTGACGGTTTAGAATACTGGAGAGGATATTACCAGTCTCTAAGACCTACACAATTTGGGCTCTCGCTCAATATAG aCGTGTCGGCTAGAGCTTTCTATGAGCCAATTCTTGTTACTGAGTTTGTTGAGAAACACTTCCACCGAGATATGCGGAGCCCATTGTCTAAGCAGGACTATATCAAG GTGAAGAAGGCTTTGAGAAAAATTAAGGTGGAAATCACTCATACAGGGTATCGGAGAACTTACAGGATCAATGGATTGTCAAATAAGCCAATGAGTGAAACTAC GTTTAAGCTTGATGACCGTGAAACAGAGATATCAGTTCCTGACTACTTTTGGGAGAGATACAACATCGATTTGCAACATGGGTCAATGCCCACGCTACTAGCTGGAAGTGACACGAAACCTGCTCACTTGCCTATGGAG CTTTGTAGGATTGTCAGTGGGCAGAGGTACACTGCAAAATTGAATGAACAGCAAGTTACTGCTCTGTTAAGGGCGACCTGCCAACGCCCTTATGAGAGGGAAAGGAGTATTAGGAAG ATGGTTGTTGAGAATAAGTTTGATGAAGAACTCCTTCTAACAAGAGAATTTGGAATGTCGGTGAGAAAGGAACTTGCTGTCGTTGAGGCTCGTGTTTTGCCACCACCAATG CTTAAATATCATGGAAGTGGTCGAGATGCAATGATTGGTCCATTGATGGGGCAGTGGAATATGATTAACAAG CGAATGATCAATGGAGGTAGAGTGGATACCTGGATGTGCGTAAACTTTTCAAGGTGGAATAGAAATATGACTCATCAATTTTGTGAGGAGTTGGTCAAGATATGTAATAGTAAAGGGATG GCTTTTAACTCCCAACCAGTACTTCCTATATGTGATGGTCACCCCCGTCAAATTGAAAGAGTCCTTGCAGATATTAATAGAGAATCTAGGGCAAGACTTGCAAACACAAATCTACCTCGAAAAGAACTTCAGCTGTTGATCGCTATCTTACCAGACATTGCTGGATCTTACG ggaagataaaaagaatatgTGAGACTGATCTGGGAATTGTCTCACAGTGTATCCAACCGAAAGCAGCTGAAAAATTGAAGGAGCAATATTTAGTAAATCTTGCAATGAAAATTAATGTCAAG GTTGGTGGAAGGAACACTGTTCTGAATGACGCCATCCAAGGAAGAATCCCTCTTGTCACTGATTTGCCAACCATAATCTTTGGGGCAGACGTAACACACCCGCAGCCCGGAGATGATGCTAGTCCTTCCATAGCAGCG GTGGTAGCTTCCATGGACTGGCCAGAAGTGACTAAATATAGAGGTCTTGTTTCTGCACAAGCTCATAGACAAGAAATGATTAATGAGTTGTACATCCCCAAACAGACCCCAGAGGGAAAAGCTGGAGGAATGATTAG GGAATTGCTTATTGCCTTCAGAAGATTTACTGGACATAAACCTCATAGGATAATATTTTACAG GGATGGGGTTAGTGAAGGTCAATTCTCTCAAGTTCTTCTCTATGAAATGGATGCGATTCGCCAG GCTTGTGCCTCACTTGAAGAGGGTTATTTGCCACCGGTAACCTTCATTGTGGTGCAAAAGAGGCACCACACGCGCCTCTTTCCTGGAGATTATGACAGACGTGATACAATGGACAGGAGCGGCAATATACTACCTG GTACCGTTATTGATACTCGCATCTGCCATCCCACTGAATTTGATTTTTACCTCAATAGCCATGCTGGGATTCAG GGTACTAGTAAGCCATCGCACTACCATATATTACTCGATGAGAACAACTTCACTGCTGATGCTCTCCAAACCCTCACAAACAATTTGTGTTACAC ATATGCTCGATGCACGCGCTCCGTCTCAATAG TACCTCCTGCTTATTATGCCCATTTAGCGGCCTTTCGAGCGAGGTATTACATTGAGGGGGACGGTTCGGATACTGGGTCGTCGGGAGGAGGAAGGGGCACCACGGAGGGGACTGCTGTTGAGAGCCGGGCACTTCCTTCAATCAAAGACAACGTCAAAGATGTGATGTTTTATTGCTGA